A region of the Leucobacter komagatae genome:
AGCGGTTGTACGTGCGCTTGTCCGAGAAGTTCGTGTCGTAGCCCGACGCCTGCACGTGCGCGGTCAGGCGGTTGTGGAAGACGGGGTAGTTGTAGTCGCCGACCATGATGGACGGCAGGCCGGGGCCGATCGCCGCGAGCTCGTCAATCGCAGCGCTGATCTGCACGCGGCGCAGCGAGTTGCGCGCGGTCAGGGGTGCCGCGTGGAACGAGGCCGCGATGAAGTCGGAGCCCGTCTCGTGGTCGTGGATGCGCGCACCGAGCAGCCGCTCGTGCGCGGGCGACAGCACGCGGTCGTGCAGCGACTTCTTGAGCTGGAACGCCTGTGCAGACCGCACTTCGAAGCGCTCC
Encoded here:
- a CDS encoding endonuclease/exonuclease/phosphatase family protein, which gives rise to MKTISYNLRKNRAIGELATLVDNHGAELLCLQEADTVNLPSRIGSLSLVRATEKNRLGLAMYVDAERFEVRSAQAFQLKKSLHDRVLSPAHERLLGARIHDHETGSDFIAASFHAAPLTARNSLRRVQISAAIDELAAIGPGLPSIMVGDYNYPVFHNRLTAHVQASGYDTNFSDKRTYNRYFLFRGHYDFVTSTGFEIARVQTLGRGSSDHLPIMVTAQRHEALLPLAA